A single Nicotiana tabacum cultivar K326 chromosome 5, ASM71507v2, whole genome shotgun sequence DNA region contains:
- the LOC142180971 gene encoding uncharacterized protein LOC142180971: MGDERVNSSNQSDGFTIFTLDPSHPLHIHPSDSPGTQLVSPPFDGIGFVAWRKSMLVSLSAKNKLALIDGRQSKPPDNSPYYSYWERCNDMVVAWITNSLSKDIATSVLGYDTSKEIWLDLNERFGPTCSCGALPKFHDKMKLFWFLAGLNESYNTVKSNILMISPLPSVSKAYSMLQHDERQRETSPAPSFSSDSVSFLHHPLL, encoded by the exons ATGGGTGATGAGCGTGTGAATTCATCTAATCAATCTGATGGCTTTACTATATTCACTTTAGATCCCTCACATCCTCTCCATATTCATCCCTCAGACAGTCCTGGCACTCAGTTAGTATCTCCGCCATTTGATGGTATTGGATTTGTTGCCTGGCGTAAAAGCATGTTAGTTTCCCTCTCTGCCAAAAATAAATTGGCTCTAATTGATGGTCGTCAGTCTAAACCTCCTGATAACTCACCTTATTACTCCTACTGGGAAAGGTGTAACGATATGGTGGTCGCTTGGATCACCAATTCTCTTTCTAAAGATATTGCAACTAGTGTCCTAGGTTATGACACTTCGAAAGAGATTTGGTTGGACTTAAATGAAAGATTTG GTCCTACATGTTCATGTGGTGCTTTACCCAAGTTCCATGATAAAATGAAATTGTTCTGGTTCCTGGCTGGACTAAATGAGTCATATAATACTGTCAAAAGCAATATTCTCATGATATCACCACTCCCATCAGTTAGTAAGGCCTATTCCATGTTACAACACGATGAGAGACAAAGGGAAACATCCCCAGCTCCAAGTTTCTCCAGTGATTCTGTCTCTTTTCTGCATCATCCACTCCTTTAA
- the LOC107808734 gene encoding premnaspirodiene oxygenase-like, with the protein MEFQFPFNLTFLFLFLSFLFLVLSKWKKSKNLSKKLPPGPWKLPILGSVHHLALEGGHPHHALANLAKKYGPDLMHLQLGEISTVVVSSLDMAREVLKTHDLAFASRPKLLALEIIFYKSTDIAFSAYGDYWRQMRKVAVLELLSAKNVRSFTSIRRDEASRLIQIIRSSPTDEPINVTERILWYESSMTCKAAFGELLKDQKKFILIVRELTELSGGFSVADIFPSIKILHLLSGMKGRILNTHKRVDAIVEDVINEHIKNLANGKAGNGALGGEDLVDVLLRLKESGELQIPITNDNIKAVMIDLFSAGTETSSTTTIWAMTEMMRNPRVFAKAQAEIREAFKGKETFDEDEIEELKYLKQVVKETLRLHPPLPLLLPRECREETNINGYTIPLKTRVMVNAWAIGRDPKYWEDAEQFKPERFEHVSVDFMGNNFEYLPFGSGRRMCPGISFGLINVHLPLAKLLYHCDWKLPDGVKPEDLDMTEFTAITAARKSELYLIATPYHPSQE; encoded by the exons ATGGAGTTTCAGTTTCCATTCAACTTAACTTTCTTATTCCTTTTCCTATCATTCCTCTTTCTAGTACTAAGTAAatggaaaaaatcaaaaaacttaAGCAAGAAACTGCCTCCAGGTCCATGGAAATTGCCTATTTTAGGAAGTGTCCATCACTTGGCATTGGAAGGTGGACATCCCCACCATGCACTTGCAAACTTGGCCAAAAAATATGGACCTgatctcatgcaccttcaactagGTGAAATTTCTACGGTCGTGGTTTCTTCTCTCGACATGGCGCGAGAGGTACTAAAAACTCATGACCTCGCTTTTGCATCGAGGCCTAAACTATTGGCCCTCGAGATAATATTTTACAAGAGCACAGACATTGCATTTAGTGCTTACGGTGATTACTGGAGACAAATGCGCAAAGTCGCTGTCTTGGAACTGCTCTCTGCCAAGAACGTTCGGTCCTTTACTTCTATTAGGCGTGACGAGGCTTCTCGTCTCATACAAATTATCCGGTCATCGCCAACGGACGAGCCAATAAATGTTACTGAAAGGATCTTATGGTACGAGAGCTCCATGACCTGCAAAGCAGCATTTGGAGAATTGTTAAAAGACCAAAAAAAGTTCATTCTAATAGTAAGGGAATTGACAGAATTATCAGGTGGCTTTAGTGTGGCCGACATTTTCCCTTCAATCAAGATCCTTCATTTGCTAAGTGGAATGAAGGGTAGAATTTTGAATACTCACAAAAGAGTAGATGCTATTGTTGAGGATGTTATCAATGAGCATATAAAGAATCTTGCAAATGGTAAAGCAGGCAATGGTGCATTAGGAGGTGAAGATCTAGTTGATGTTCTACTAAGactaaaggaaagtggggaactTCAAATCCCAATCACCAATGACAACATCAAAGCAGTTATGATT GACCTGTTCTCTGCCGGAACAGAAacttcatcaacaacaacaatatggGCCATGACAGAAATGATGAGGAACCCAAGGGTGTTTGCAAAGGCACAAGCTGAGATAAGAGAAGCAttcaaaggaaaagaaacattCGATGAGGACGAGATTGAGGAGTTGAAATACCTAAAACAGGTTGTTAAAGAAACCTTGAGACTTCATCCTCCGCTCCCTCTCTTGCTTCCAAGAGAGTGTAGGGAGGAAACAAACATCAATGGATACACTATCCCATTAAAAACAAGAGTCATGGTTAATGCTTGGGCAATTGGGAGGGATCCAAAGTATTGGGAAGACGCGGAACAGTTTAAGCCAGAGAGATTTGAGCATGTCTCTGTGGATTTCATGGGAAATAACTTTGAGTATCTCCCTTTTGGTTCCGGAAGGAGAATGTGTCCTGGAATTTCATTTGGTTTAATAAATGTCCACCTTCCACTAGCTAAATTGCTCTATCATTGTGACTGGAAACTCCCTGATGGTGTCAAACCTGAAGATTTGGACATGACTGAGTTTACTGCTATAACTGCAGCAAGAAAGAGTGAGTTATACTTGATtgctactccttatcatccttcTCAAGAATGA